A part of Geothermobacter hydrogeniphilus genomic DNA contains:
- a CDS encoding arsenate reductase ArsC, translating to MAKTRVLFLCTGNSCRSQMADGLINHDFAGRIEAFSAGTEPHGLNPKAVRVMAEVGIDISGNSSDHLSRFQGEPFDYVITLCGDADEKCPLFFGSTKRIHIGFDDPPKATGSEEEVLNVYRRVRDEIRQRLGEFFTSKIG from the coding sequence ATGGCAAAAACACGCGTCCTCTTTCTCTGCACCGGCAATTCCTGCCGCAGCCAGATGGCCGACGGCCTCATCAACCACGACTTCGCCGGCCGGATCGAAGCCTTCTCCGCCGGCACCGAGCCGCACGGCCTCAACCCGAAAGCGGTACGGGTGATGGCCGAGGTCGGCATCGACATCTCCGGCAACAGCTCCGATCACCTCAGCCGCTTCCAGGGTGAGCCTTTCGATTACGTCATTACCCTCTGCGGCGACGCCGACGAGAAGTGTCCGCTCTTTTTCGGCAGTACCAAACGGATCCACATCGGCTTCGACGATCCGCCGAAGGCGACCGGCAGCGAGGAGGAGGTACTGAATGTCTACCGGCGGGTGCGGGACGAGATTCGTCAGCGGCTGGGGGAATTTTTTACAAGCAA